A genomic region of Magnolia sinica isolate HGM2019 chromosome 6, MsV1, whole genome shotgun sequence contains the following coding sequences:
- the LOC131249664 gene encoding uncharacterized protein LOC131249664: MALSAMINGLKEGKFLFSIGKNLSSTLGELMSRAQKYTNAEEFFNSRKNNQATEQSSKGKRQRARHHTDKRRSNDNASRDRRLSRKPERKFHSYTPHNTFPKKILLDIRDQKLLYWPSCMKTDTGQWDKRKYCHFHRDHGRNTSNCIDLIDEIETLIRKGHLCGRDLNRAHKAHSRCIDLKHCIGLAERLRKEPNISPCSLTFTEDDARGIQHLHGNALVVAMQITNHKIYRIVVDTGSSADVLYFEAFDKMGIDRSRLRPVKFHCTGLSEIR, translated from the exons ATGGCATTGTCCGCCATGATCAATGGGCTTAAGGAAGGGAAATTCCTATTCTCCATAGGGAAAAATCTCTCGAGTACCTTGGGCGAACTCATGAGCCGAGCTCAGAAATACACGAATGCTGAAGAGTTCTTCAATTCTCGTAAGAACAATCAAGCTACCGAACAATCATCCAAGGGGAAGAGGCAGAGGGCGAGGCACCACACGGACAAGAGGAGGTCGAACGACAATGCTTCCCGAGATCGAAGGCTGAGCAGGAAGCCAGAGAGGAAGTTCCACTCGTATACTCCCCACAACACGTTCCCTAAGAAAATCTTGCTTGACATCCGAGACCAGAAGTTGTTGTATTGGCCAAGTTGCATGAAGACAGACACTGGCCAGTGGGATAAACGTAAGTATTGCCACTTCCACCGTGACCACGGCCGCAATACCAGCAACTGCATCGACTTGATAGATGAGATCGAGACGCTCATCCGCAAGGGTCATTTGT GTGGCAGAGACTTGAACAGGGCCCACAAGGCCCATTCAAGATGCATTGATCTTAAGCATTGCATCGGCTTGGCAGAGAGACTGAGGAAGGAGCCCAACATAAGTCCTTGCAGCCTCACGTTCACAGAGGATGACGCACGAGGCATCCAGCACCTGCACGGCAATGCCTTGGTGGTGGCAATGCAGATCACTAATCACAAAATCTACCGTATCGTAGTCGACACCGGGAGCTCAGCCGATGTACTCTACTTTGAGGCGTTTGACAAGATGGGCATAGACAGGTCACGCCTCCGACCCGTGAAATTCCACTGCACAGGTTTGTCGGAGATAAGGTGA